A genomic window from Cryobacterium sp. SO2 includes:
- a CDS encoding enolase C-terminal domain-like protein, whose amino-acid sequence MTRITHAEVLDVRFPTSLELDGSDAMNVDADYSATYVVLHTDGDLLGYGMTFTIGRGNELCVQAAGVIAERLVGWEIDGMREDMGAIYRHAKSDHQLRWLGPDKGVVHLALAAVMNAVWDLVARAENLPVWRLMAAMTPAQLVAAADFSYLSDAITPDEALQLLENLAPTRADRTALLEAEGYPCYTTSPGWLGYSDEKMTGLIEQALADGFQHIKLKVGGNLDDDRRRCALARTLIGPDRHLMIDANQMWDVDEAIAWTNALAEFKPLWIEEPTAPDDVLGHATIRRAVAPIGVATGEHAHNRVLFKQLLQAEAIDFCQIDACRLAGINEILPVLFMAAKFQVPVCPHAGGVGLCELVQHLSYFDFIAVSGSRQGRVIEYVEHLHEHFTDPVTVAQAAYWPSAKPGYSAQMKAESVATYAYPYGSYWSEAARGVAVGA is encoded by the coding sequence ATGACGCGAATCACTCATGCCGAGGTTCTCGATGTTCGGTTCCCGACCTCGCTGGAGCTAGACGGCTCGGACGCCATGAACGTCGACGCCGACTACTCTGCGACCTACGTGGTGCTCCACACGGACGGTGACCTTCTCGGATATGGCATGACGTTCACCATTGGTCGCGGCAACGAACTGTGCGTGCAAGCTGCCGGGGTGATCGCCGAGCGCCTGGTGGGCTGGGAGATCGACGGTATGCGTGAGGATATGGGCGCAATCTATCGACACGCTAAATCCGACCATCAGTTGCGCTGGCTCGGTCCTGACAAGGGTGTGGTCCACCTGGCACTCGCGGCCGTGATGAACGCAGTCTGGGACTTGGTCGCCCGCGCCGAGAATCTGCCGGTTTGGAGATTGATGGCTGCCATGACGCCCGCCCAGCTGGTCGCCGCGGCCGACTTCAGCTATCTGAGCGATGCCATCACGCCGGATGAAGCGCTCCAGCTGCTTGAGAACTTGGCGCCCACCCGCGCCGACAGAACGGCCCTGCTCGAGGCCGAGGGCTACCCGTGCTACACGACGTCTCCCGGTTGGTTGGGCTATTCCGACGAGAAAATGACTGGCCTAATCGAACAGGCCCTTGCTGACGGCTTTCAGCACATCAAGCTCAAGGTGGGTGGCAACCTCGACGACGACCGGCGCCGCTGCGCGCTAGCCCGTACGCTTATCGGTCCGGACCGGCACCTGATGATCGACGCTAACCAGATGTGGGATGTGGACGAAGCGATCGCATGGACCAACGCCCTTGCGGAGTTCAAGCCGCTATGGATCGAGGAACCTACCGCGCCGGATGACGTGCTTGGGCACGCGACCATCCGCCGGGCTGTGGCTCCGATCGGGGTCGCCACCGGGGAGCATGCCCACAACCGGGTGCTTTTCAAGCAACTGCTGCAGGCCGAAGCGATCGACTTTTGTCAGATCGATGCGTGCAGGCTGGCTGGGATCAACGAAATCCTGCCGGTGCTGTTCATGGCGGCGAAATTCCAGGTGCCCGTGTGCCCGCACGCCGGCGGGGTCGGCCTCTGCGAGCTCGTGCAGCACCTCAGTTACTTCGACTTCATCGCGGTGTCCGGTTCCCGGCAGGGCCGCGTGATCGAGTACGTTGAGCACCTGCACGAACACTTCACTGACCCGGTGACGGTTGCCCAGGCAGCTTATTGGCCGTCGGCGAAGCCGGGTTACAGCGCCCAGATGAAGGCGGAATCAGTGGCGACGTATGCATACCCGTACGGCTCCTACTGGAGCGAGGCCGCCCGGGGGGTCGCTGTTGGCGCCTGA
- a CDS encoding SDR family NAD(P)-dependent oxidoreductase: MSEATAPPPVALVTGAERGIGKECARQLLECGYTVILGCYDLSEAAITARELSPLGTVHVVALDVADDDSIAAAMEAVADITPVIDALVNNAGVTALGSARDVTRAQLHSLFDVNAFGAALLTRAALPLLARASSPRIVNVSSGGGSLTRAAAFAAAGGPGAAILAYASSKAALNMITVQTRLTLDSDPALRHIKINSVGPGTTATQVSGFVGQHPSDGARVLVLMATLDDDGPTGGFFEWEGPVEW, translated from the coding sequence ATGAGTGAGGCGACGGCTCCGCCGCCGGTCGCGCTCGTCACGGGAGCCGAGCGCGGCATCGGGAAGGAGTGTGCCCGCCAGCTGCTGGAATGCGGATACACGGTGATTCTCGGATGCTACGACCTCTCTGAGGCCGCTATCACGGCGCGAGAGCTCTCGCCGCTCGGCACGGTGCATGTCGTCGCGCTGGACGTGGCCGACGATGACAGCATCGCGGCGGCCATGGAGGCCGTCGCCGACATCACTCCCGTGATCGACGCACTCGTCAACAACGCCGGCGTCACCGCCCTCGGATCAGCCCGAGACGTGACCCGGGCGCAACTACACTCCCTCTTCGATGTGAACGCCTTCGGCGCCGCCTTGCTGACGCGCGCCGCCCTCCCGCTTTTGGCCCGCGCCTCGTCGCCACGGATCGTGAACGTATCCAGCGGCGGCGGGTCGCTGACTCGCGCCGCCGCCTTCGCGGCCGCCGGCGGTCCCGGGGCGGCCATCCTCGCCTATGCCTCGTCCAAGGCCGCACTGAACATGATCACGGTCCAGACCCGCCTCACGCTCGATTCCGATCCTGCGCTTCGTCACATCAAGATCAACTCCGTGGGACCGGGCACTACCGCCACTCAGGTGAGCGGATTCGTGGGACAGCATCCGAGCGATGGAGCGCGCGTGCTTGTGCTGATGGCCACGCTCGACGACGACGGGCCGACCGGCGGTTTTTTCGAGTGGGAAGGACCGGTCGAGTGGTAG
- a CDS encoding TIGR03560 family F420-dependent LLM class oxidoreductase yields MDLRILIEPQEGAGFDDQRAAAVLAEELGFGGFFRTDHFLPLGLGGGEAMPETSDAWVSLAALARETSRIRLGTLVTAATFRLPGPLAVQVSQVDSLSGGRIELGLGAGWFEREHRAYGIPFPDVVTRFDRLEEQLEILSRFWRTPVGETFSFEGAHYRLEDCPALPRAVQTPPPIIVGGKGKPRGLRLAARWAAEFNLEFPRPGTPETVRGRLRETCAAEGRDLDTLVFSAAHLACVGRTRAELSDRAGRAGLDLGLDLGAIIGTVDEARSALARLGEQGITRFYLQLPDLRDLDHLRSLAELL; encoded by the coding sequence ATGGATCTCCGCATCCTTATAGAACCTCAGGAGGGAGCGGGCTTCGACGACCAGCGGGCCGCCGCCGTACTTGCCGAAGAGCTGGGTTTCGGTGGGTTCTTCCGCACCGACCACTTTCTTCCTCTCGGCCTCGGTGGCGGGGAGGCTATGCCCGAGACCTCTGACGCATGGGTGAGCCTGGCGGCGCTGGCCCGCGAGACCTCCCGCATCCGCCTAGGCACCCTCGTCACAGCGGCAACGTTCCGGCTACCCGGTCCGCTGGCTGTGCAGGTGTCGCAGGTTGACTCGCTGTCTGGCGGCCGGATCGAACTAGGGTTGGGCGCCGGCTGGTTCGAGCGCGAGCACCGGGCGTACGGCATCCCGTTCCCCGACGTCGTCACTCGTTTTGACCGGCTGGAGGAGCAGCTGGAGATCCTCTCCCGGTTCTGGCGTACCCCGGTCGGCGAGACGTTCAGCTTCGAGGGCGCTCACTACCGTCTGGAGGATTGCCCTGCCCTGCCGAGGGCCGTGCAGACGCCGCCACCCATAATCGTGGGAGGGAAGGGCAAGCCGCGAGGGTTGCGCCTCGCGGCGCGATGGGCCGCGGAGTTCAACCTCGAGTTCCCGCGTCCGGGCACACCCGAGACCGTTCGCGGACGCCTGCGAGAGACTTGCGCCGCTGAGGGGCGAGATCTCGACACACTCGTGTTTTCAGCCGCGCACCTTGCGTGCGTCGGGCGGACCCGCGCCGAGCTCTCCGACCGGGCAGGCCGAGCAGGCCTTGATTTGGGTCTTGATCTGGGCGCGATCATCGGCACGGTCGACGAGGCCCGGTCCGCACTCGCCAGACTGGGGGAGCAGGGCATCACCCGCTTCTACCTTCAGCTACCGGATCTGCGCGACCTCGACCACCTGCGCTCGCTCGCCGAGTTGCTCTAG
- a CDS encoding transketolase C-terminal domain-containing protein codes for MTAESLWDVVHRLAREDPSIVFVGSDLNPTLLAEMRTELPEQFMMEGIQEQHLIGMAAGMALEGAQPVVSTIATFLTRRCFEQVHIDIGLHGLPVVLLGTGPGVAYHFFGPTHCAVDDFALLRTIPGVTLISPGSMAEAAVLLEEALRTKRFAYIRVPRPDYAVPETNLAPRIGVPVTLREGCDVAILSTGALTPGAVEAAERLADEGLSVAVHHVHTIKPLDPDSVRAIVGAVPLVMTVEEHLRDGGLGSAVLEILADGGAGTDASGSWMPVPRVVRLGLPDRYVAGYGSWADAVAAAGLDADSIAAELRRAPVKARS; via the coding sequence ATGACCGCCGAGAGCCTCTGGGACGTCGTGCACAGGCTCGCCCGCGAGGATCCATCTATCGTGTTCGTGGGATCCGACCTCAACCCCACGCTCCTCGCCGAAATGCGGACCGAGCTGCCGGAGCAGTTCATGATGGAGGGCATCCAGGAACAACACCTGATCGGTATGGCCGCGGGGATGGCGCTGGAAGGTGCACAACCGGTGGTGTCGACGATCGCTACCTTCCTTACCCGCCGCTGCTTCGAGCAGGTGCATATCGACATCGGCTTGCACGGCCTCCCAGTCGTGCTCCTGGGCACAGGACCGGGGGTGGCTTACCACTTCTTCGGCCCCACCCACTGCGCCGTCGACGACTTCGCACTTTTGCGCACTATCCCTGGGGTGACGCTCATATCGCCCGGTTCGATGGCGGAAGCCGCAGTGCTTCTAGAGGAGGCGTTGCGCACGAAGCGCTTCGCCTACATCCGGGTACCTCGGCCGGACTACGCCGTGCCGGAGACGAATCTAGCGCCGCGAATCGGGGTTCCGGTCACTTTGCGCGAGGGCTGCGACGTCGCGATTCTCTCGACCGGGGCGCTGACCCCAGGCGCCGTGGAGGCGGCAGAGCGATTGGCCGACGAGGGGCTCTCGGTCGCTGTGCACCACGTGCACACGATCAAGCCCCTTGACCCGGACTCCGTGCGCGCGATCGTGGGGGCTGTGCCGCTGGTTATGACTGTGGAGGAGCACCTACGCGATGGCGGGCTAGGGTCGGCCGTTCTCGAAATCCTCGCGGACGGGGGCGCGGGTACGGACGCGAGTGGATCGTGGATGCCAGTACCCCGGGTGGTACGCCTGGGCCTGCCGGACCGCTACGTGGCCGGGTACGGGAGCTGGGCCGACGCCGTGGCCGCGGCCGGTCTCGACGCTGATTCCATCGCGGCGGAACTTCGCCGCGCACCCGTGAAAGCGAGGAGCTGA
- a CDS encoding alpha-L-fucosidase — MVDEPYSATRESLARHRVPPWWQDAKFGVLITWGPYAVPAFAEPTDSFFAFSEWYWFFQQLAPGELHDALPQQASDGGRSPDGLHRDYHRDAFGANVTYDDLLDRWRAEKWDPQDWIDLIERSGAGYFVLVAKHHDGVALWPTATSGRNSVDLGPRRDVVGELMRAAEASPLHTGLFYAMAEWFNPAPHPRVMADQNDPLFDLAFNRQRRAADRDTGESVGYRGYRPVSDYARGHVVPQIEELIHDYEPSILWFDLPGDSEYYKADRLIADFYNSAEERETDGVLVNDRASADAHGDFHSYEYGLHPRDTSGERPFEACRSIGTSFGYNAREEDDDYASSAELIETLVEVVADGGNLLLNIGPRADGTIDPRQSDRLREIGRWLETNGVAIRGSRPWPGAPKGPIRFTVGADGCLYGFLPAQAMDSKTIDLPVRIIAGTTVEYLDSPPLNWERRDHGTRVSVAAASQSDAVPGAPRVIRLGLATDALGTPSQR, encoded by the coding sequence GTGGTAGATGAGCCGTATTCGGCGACCCGGGAGTCGCTCGCTCGGCACCGGGTACCGCCGTGGTGGCAGGACGCAAAATTCGGGGTTCTCATCACATGGGGTCCGTACGCCGTGCCGGCCTTCGCCGAGCCGACCGACTCTTTCTTCGCGTTCTCGGAGTGGTATTGGTTCTTTCAGCAGCTCGCTCCCGGTGAACTTCACGATGCGTTGCCACAGCAGGCGTCCGACGGTGGTCGCTCCCCCGACGGCCTGCATCGCGACTACCATCGTGATGCCTTCGGGGCCAACGTCACCTATGACGACCTTCTCGACCGCTGGCGGGCAGAGAAGTGGGATCCTCAGGATTGGATCGATCTGATCGAACGCAGCGGAGCGGGTTACTTTGTGCTCGTCGCAAAGCACCACGACGGTGTTGCCTTGTGGCCGACTGCGACATCCGGGCGCAACAGCGTCGACCTCGGGCCGCGACGCGACGTCGTCGGCGAGTTAATGCGGGCCGCCGAAGCCTCACCGCTTCACACCGGACTCTTCTACGCCATGGCGGAATGGTTCAACCCCGCCCCGCACCCCAGGGTGATGGCCGACCAGAACGATCCCCTCTTCGATCTCGCCTTCAACCGGCAGCGGCGCGCCGCCGACCGTGACACGGGTGAATCGGTCGGCTATCGCGGCTACCGTCCTGTCTCCGACTACGCCCGTGGTCACGTCGTGCCCCAGATCGAGGAACTGATCCACGACTACGAGCCTTCTATTCTGTGGTTCGATCTGCCGGGCGACTCAGAATATTACAAAGCGGATCGACTCATCGCCGATTTCTACAACAGCGCAGAGGAGAGGGAAACAGACGGAGTCCTGGTCAACGACCGGGCCTCCGCCGACGCGCACGGCGACTTCCACTCCTATGAATACGGATTGCATCCGCGCGACACTTCAGGAGAGCGTCCTTTCGAGGCCTGCCGCAGCATCGGCACCTCATTCGGCTACAACGCCCGGGAGGAGGACGACGACTACGCGAGTAGTGCGGAACTGATCGAAACGCTCGTGGAAGTCGTGGCAGACGGCGGCAATCTGCTTCTGAACATCGGCCCGCGCGCCGACGGAACGATCGACCCGAGGCAGAGCGACCGGCTGCGCGAGATCGGTCGCTGGCTCGAGACAAACGGCGTCGCGATCCGCGGGAGCCGCCCATGGCCGGGAGCACCCAAAGGGCCAATCCGGTTCACGGTGGGCGCCGACGGATGCCTTTACGGCTTCCTTCCCGCGCAGGCAATGGACTCGAAAACAATCGATCTGCCGGTGCGGATCATTGCCGGAACGACGGTGGAGTACCTCGATTCTCCGCCCCTGAACTGGGAACGGCGGGACCACGGAACGCGAGTGAGCGTGGCGGCGGCAAGCCAATCGGATGCCGTACCGGGCGCCCCCCGGGTAATCCGGCTCGGCCTCGCCACCGACGCGCTAGGCACACCATCACAGAGGTGA
- a CDS encoding fumarylacetoacetate hydrolase family protein, giving the protein MKLAQLVDADNRSRLAAVRDGEALILQDLDAGFPSRLEALIADSSLADVQAAVMQADPRLWSPLARFRTAPPIQSPPKIVAIGVNYVDHATEQGANPPEIPIVFALWQSSLSGDGDTITWDGSLTKQVDFEVELGVILGRDARDVSVDEALTYVFGYTVINDLSARDLQFRDQQWSRSKSLDGFTPIGPVVVTADEIPDPQSLDLWCVVDGLPLQRANTREMHRGVATLISYLSRGMTLEAGTVISTGTPGGVGYFRDPQVFLVDGSTVTVGVAGIGELTTHCRVTPGLD; this is encoded by the coding sequence GTGAAGCTTGCCCAACTCGTCGATGCCGACAACCGTTCCCGCCTTGCCGCGGTCCGAGACGGCGAAGCGCTAATCCTGCAAGACCTCGATGCCGGCTTTCCATCCCGGCTGGAGGCGCTGATCGCCGACAGCTCCCTTGCCGACGTTCAGGCGGCGGTGATGCAGGCGGATCCGCGGCTCTGGAGTCCGCTTGCGCGGTTCCGTACCGCTCCGCCGATCCAGTCGCCCCCCAAAATCGTCGCAATCGGCGTCAACTACGTCGACCACGCTACCGAACAGGGCGCCAACCCGCCCGAGATCCCAATTGTCTTCGCCCTCTGGCAGAGTTCACTATCGGGCGACGGAGACACCATCACCTGGGATGGTTCCCTCACCAAGCAAGTCGACTTCGAGGTGGAGCTCGGCGTCATTCTCGGGCGAGACGCCCGGGACGTGAGCGTCGACGAGGCCCTCACATACGTCTTCGGCTATACGGTCATCAACGATCTCAGCGCGCGCGACCTGCAGTTTCGTGATCAGCAGTGGTCCAGGTCCAAGTCGTTGGACGGCTTCACCCCGATCGGACCCGTGGTCGTCACGGCGGACGAGATTCCTGACCCCCAGTCCCTCGACCTTTGGTGTGTGGTCGACGGCCTGCCGTTGCAGCGGGCGAACACCCGAGAGATGCACCGCGGAGTCGCCACCCTCATCTCGTATCTCTCCCGCGGGATGACCCTGGAAGCCGGCACCGTGATCTCTACGGGAACCCCCGGCGGTGTGGGCTATTTCCGCGACCCGCAAGTGTTTCTCGTTGACGGGTCAACAGTCACGGTCGGCGTGGCGGGCATCGGCGAGCTGACCACGCACTGCCGGGTCACGCCCGGGCTTGACTAG
- a CDS encoding amidohydrolase family protein, giving the protein MTVDAHLHLWDRDLFAHDWLAQPALKKINRSFGLPDQPGGTGSELTGRVLVQALPDPQETEWLCGIADASPVPTVVTGWVDLRRPDSLDAMLDRVLAAPGGGRLRAIRPMVQNEADPGWFDQAPVRASASILAERGLAVEFLVRERDWASCLRLIDAVPQGQYVLDHLGKPAVTASGPSAGWRSFVTDLSRREQTVVKLSGLLTECLFSDPTESVIAPYVLHALEEFSPRRAMYGSDWPVSVLATDDPSLWPSMLADIVGAHDPDLFTNTARRVYTLEENP; this is encoded by the coding sequence GTGACCGTCGACGCCCACCTGCACCTCTGGGACCGGGACTTGTTCGCGCACGACTGGCTGGCACAGCCCGCCCTGAAAAAGATTAATCGCAGCTTCGGCCTGCCTGACCAGCCTGGCGGGACCGGATCGGAGCTGACCGGCCGGGTGCTGGTGCAGGCCCTACCGGACCCGCAGGAAACGGAGTGGTTATGCGGCATCGCTGACGCCAGCCCGGTTCCAACTGTCGTCACCGGATGGGTCGACCTACGGCGACCTGATTCGCTCGATGCCATGCTCGACAGGGTGCTCGCCGCGCCGGGCGGAGGGCGCCTGCGCGCCATCCGCCCGATGGTCCAGAACGAAGCTGACCCCGGCTGGTTCGACCAGGCCCCCGTCCGGGCGTCTGCGAGTATCCTGGCCGAACGGGGGCTCGCGGTCGAGTTTCTCGTGCGCGAGCGTGACTGGGCCAGCTGTCTCCGACTGATCGACGCCGTGCCCCAGGGCCAATATGTCCTCGACCACTTGGGCAAGCCCGCCGTTACGGCCTCGGGGCCGAGCGCAGGCTGGCGGTCATTCGTCACTGACCTGTCACGACGCGAGCAAACGGTCGTCAAACTCTCCGGGCTGTTGACCGAATGCTTGTTTTCCGACCCGACGGAATCGGTGATTGCGCCCTACGTTCTCCACGCGTTGGAAGAGTTTTCCCCGCGCCGGGCCATGTACGGCTCGGACTGGCCCGTCAGCGTCCTGGCCACAGACGACCCGTCACTTTGGCCCAGCATGCTGGCCGACATCGTGGGCGCACACGACCCGGACCTTTTCACCAACACCGCACGTCGCGTTTATACCCTGGAGGAAAACCCGTGA
- a CDS encoding FadR/GntR family transcriptional regulator encodes MALTDDAITQIKMMIVDGRLTPGQRLAPEKDLSESLGLSRSSLREAVKALALVGVLDVRQGDGTYVTSLDADLLLAPMVFMVDLKSGTGNRELHTVRRILETEAASIAARQVTPELVASLTEALAEVEAVMTASDVDPAVFLDGDIRFHREIAHATGNDILAALIDTLSSRTLRERLWRAIHDDGAFERTHREHRAILDAIARGEQDQARIRMANHLLGVEDFVTELSGDGPVSNLTEP; translated from the coding sequence ATGGCACTAACCGACGACGCGATCACGCAGATCAAGATGATGATTGTTGACGGTCGGCTGACTCCGGGCCAGCGGCTGGCTCCGGAAAAGGACCTGAGCGAGAGTCTGGGTCTCTCGCGGAGCTCGCTGCGCGAAGCGGTCAAAGCCCTGGCGTTAGTCGGCGTGCTCGATGTTCGGCAGGGTGACGGCACCTACGTGACGAGCCTCGATGCGGACTTACTCTTGGCACCGATGGTCTTCATGGTCGATCTGAAGTCCGGAACAGGAAACAGGGAGCTGCACACCGTGCGGCGCATTCTCGAGACCGAGGCAGCAAGCATCGCGGCCCGCCAGGTGACGCCCGAACTTGTCGCCAGCCTCACCGAGGCGCTTGCGGAGGTGGAAGCTGTGATGACGGCGTCAGACGTCGATCCAGCTGTCTTCCTCGACGGCGACATCCGCTTTCACCGGGAGATTGCGCATGCCACCGGCAACGATATCCTTGCCGCCCTCATAGACACGTTGTCCAGCCGCACCCTGCGCGAGCGCCTGTGGCGGGCGATTCACGACGATGGCGCGTTCGAGCGTACCCACCGGGAGCACCGCGCAATCCTGGATGCGATCGCCCGGGGTGAGCAGGACCAGGCCCGCATCCGCATGGCAAACCATCTGCTCGGGGTGGAAGACTTCGTGACCGAGCTGTCCGGCGACGGTCCGGTGAGCAATCTGACAGAGCCCTAG
- a CDS encoding transketolase has product MISHAHLDERSLALRRIALKALIDVGGGHVGASFSSMEIMRVLYDSVAAHRPSEPLWAGRDRIILSKGHGCLSQYVLLADHRYFDVGEISRVGKRFAMLGGHPESGQVPGVEFSTGSLGHGLSVGVGMAIELRRRRSASRVFVVLGDGELGEGSVWEALLSARHHGLTNLAVIVDRNGLQSAGRTSDILDTGPLVEMLAAFGCLVREVDGHDPVALEAALTAPDKGKGPLAVVCATTKGRGLAVAENTPTWHYRMGFTEEEIASMWESLSARSGLEPEPSEAVR; this is encoded by the coding sequence ATGATTTCGCACGCTCACCTCGATGAACGCTCCCTGGCGCTTCGACGGATTGCCCTCAAGGCACTGATCGACGTGGGCGGAGGCCACGTCGGAGCCTCGTTCTCCAGTATGGAGATCATGCGGGTGCTCTACGACTCGGTCGCCGCCCATCGTCCCTCCGAGCCGCTCTGGGCAGGCCGGGACCGGATCATCCTGAGTAAGGGGCACGGCTGCCTCTCGCAATATGTACTGCTGGCTGACCACCGTTACTTCGATGTAGGCGAAATCAGCCGGGTGGGGAAGCGTTTCGCGATGCTTGGCGGTCATCCTGAAAGCGGCCAGGTTCCCGGGGTGGAGTTCTCCACCGGATCCCTCGGCCACGGCCTCTCCGTCGGAGTCGGCATGGCCATCGAACTTCGCCGTCGGAGGTCGGCGAGCCGAGTTTTCGTGGTGCTCGGAGACGGTGAGCTCGGGGAGGGTTCGGTATGGGAGGCACTGCTGTCTGCGCGACACCATGGCCTCACGAACCTTGCCGTGATCGTCGACCGCAACGGACTCCAGTCGGCCGGACGTACCTCCGACATCCTCGACACCGGTCCGCTCGTCGAAATGCTCGCGGCGTTCGGATGCCTCGTACGTGAGGTCGACGGTCACGATCCGGTAGCACTCGAGGCTGCGCTGACCGCACCGGACAAGGGCAAGGGTCCGCTCGCCGTGGTCTGCGCCACCACCAAGGGCCGCGGGCTCGCTGTGGCCGAGAACACTCCCACCTGGCACTATCGGATGGGCTTCACCGAAGAGGAGATCGCGTCAATGTGGGAATCCCTGTCCGCCCGATCCGGCCTGGAGCCGGAGCCGTCCGAGGCGGTCCGATGA
- a CDS encoding aldo/keto reductase, which produces MPVTEPSMSTGRIPVAPELPVIGVGCAALGNLFRASSDADARSLLARSWERGIRYFDTAPHYGPGESERRLGDFLGTVPRHEVQISSKVGRLLVSDRDPRADPEPMFVVPNGWSRRTDFSAPAIRRSVEESLDRLKLDYLDLALLHDPDDNLDQARAEALPALVELRASGLVRQIGVGTNSDTVAVQLAGTGDLDAVLLAGRYTLLSPDAPAMLPLGAATNTRVIAAGIFNSGILASPDGRYDYGAVPPGITRALDRLRSVCAAHCVALPAAAVQFVAREARIHTVLLGPASAAQLDQILDWLQEPIPEPFWVEVNG; this is translated from the coding sequence ATGCCCGTGACTGAACCGTCAATGTCGACCGGGAGAATCCCGGTAGCCCCGGAATTGCCTGTCATCGGCGTCGGCTGCGCCGCCCTCGGCAACCTATTCCGCGCGTCCTCCGATGCCGATGCCCGCTCTCTGCTCGCCCGCTCTTGGGAGCGCGGCATCCGCTATTTCGATACCGCCCCGCACTACGGGCCCGGAGAAAGTGAGCGTCGGCTCGGCGACTTCCTCGGCACGGTTCCCCGCCACGAGGTCCAGATCTCTAGCAAGGTGGGCCGGCTCTTAGTTTCAGACCGGGATCCGCGCGCGGACCCAGAACCGATGTTCGTGGTGCCGAACGGATGGTCCCGGCGCACGGATTTTTCCGCCCCGGCGATCCGGCGGTCGGTGGAGGAGAGCCTGGATCGACTCAAGCTGGATTACCTCGACCTCGCCCTGCTGCATGATCCTGACGACAACCTAGACCAGGCCCGCGCCGAAGCACTCCCCGCCCTAGTGGAGCTGCGCGCGTCCGGGCTGGTACGGCAGATCGGGGTAGGCACCAACTCCGACACCGTGGCGGTCCAGCTTGCCGGCACTGGTGACCTCGACGCGGTTCTTCTCGCGGGCCGGTACACCCTGCTCTCCCCCGACGCACCCGCGATGCTGCCGCTGGGCGCCGCTACGAACACCCGGGTAATCGCCGCTGGAATCTTCAACAGTGGCATTCTCGCCAGCCCAGATGGTCGGTACGACTATGGAGCCGTTCCACCCGGCATCACCCGGGCGCTGGATCGGCTCCGGTCCGTGTGCGCGGCGCATTGCGTGGCGTTGCCCGCCGCCGCTGTGCAGTTCGTCGCCCGGGAAGCCCGCATCCACACGGTGCTGCTGGGTCCGGCGTCGGCGGCTCAGCTGGACCAGATACTCGACTGGCTGCAGGAACCGATACCAGAGCCGTTTTGGGTGGAGGTGAACGGGTGA
- a CDS encoding SDR family oxidoreductase — protein sequence MTEQNRVIVVTGAASGIGRETAQRLARAGASVVALDRDLLAAGGQITPLECDVTDDASVRRAAAQVESLFGAVNGLVNCAGIGAQGSVERATDDEWLRVLDVNVVGTARVSRAFLPLLRRTTAASIVNIASIAATAGLPERAVYSASKGAVLALTRAMAADHVGDGIRVNAVSPGTVDTPWVQRLLALADDPDSERQALEARQPTGRLVSAIHVAAAIEYLLSEEAASVTGTAIEVDGGIAGLRLRHARD from the coding sequence ATGACCGAGCAGAACCGGGTAATCGTCGTGACCGGCGCGGCGTCGGGCATCGGCCGCGAGACGGCGCAGCGGCTGGCCAGGGCGGGAGCGTCAGTTGTCGCTCTCGACCGCGACCTGCTGGCCGCTGGTGGGCAGATCACTCCCCTGGAGTGCGACGTCACGGATGACGCCTCGGTGAGGCGGGCCGCGGCACAAGTCGAGTCCCTCTTCGGAGCAGTGAATGGGCTCGTCAACTGCGCCGGAATCGGAGCGCAGGGAAGCGTCGAACGCGCCACGGATGACGAATGGCTACGCGTTCTCGATGTGAACGTGGTGGGCACCGCCCGCGTCTCGCGCGCCTTTCTTCCGCTTCTTCGACGCACGACTGCGGCCTCGATCGTCAACATTGCGTCCATCGCCGCCACCGCCGGCCTACCGGAACGTGCCGTCTATTCCGCGTCGAAGGGTGCCGTGCTCGCGCTGACCCGCGCTATGGCCGCCGACCATGTTGGCGACGGGATACGCGTGAACGCAGTGTCACCCGGAACCGTCGACACCCCGTGGGTGCAACGCCTACTCGCTTTGGCCGATGACCCCGATTCCGAGCGGCAGGCGCTTGAGGCCCGCCAACCGACCGGGCGTCTAGTGTCGGCCATTCACGTGGCCGCTGCCATCGAATACCTACTCTCAGAGGAAGCGGCATCCGTCACTGGCACGGCCATAGAGGTGGACGGTGGCATCGCTGGCCTACGATTGCGCCATGCCCGTGACTGA